The stretch of DNA AATCGCTGATCGATATCTGATAGCATCGCCGCGAGGGATGCCGGTCGAAAGAGCCCCCAAGACCGGTCATCACGCGGGTACGGAACCGCTTGCTGAAACAGCGAGGTAACTTCGCCATGCCATTCATCCCCCACACCGAAGCGGAAGTCCGCGACATGCTCGCGGCCATCGGCGCCGGATCGATCGACGAGCTGTTCGCCGAAATTCCGCCGGAGCTGCGCTGCGGCGAGCTGAAAAACCTGCCCGAGGCGCTGTCGGAAATGGCGGTCTGCCGACTGATGGAGGAACGCGCGGCGGAGAACCGCAGCGCCCTCTGCTTCGCGGGCGCCGGCGCCTACGAGCACTACATTCCGGCGGCGGTGTGGGAGATCGCCCTGCGGGGCGAGTTTTACAGCGCCTACACGCCTTACCAGGCCGAAGCGAGCCAGGGCAGCCTGCAGGTGTTCTACGAGTACCAGTCCATGATGGCGGGCCTGATGGCGATGGACGTCTCCAATGCCTCGCTCTACGACGGCGCCTCCGCGCTGGGCGAGGCGATCCTGATGGCGCTGCGCACGAACCCGGATTCCCGTTCGCGCAGGGTCCTGCTGCCGCGAAGCCTCAATCCGGCCTACCAGCGCGTCGCCCGGACCCTCACCCGCAACCAGCAGGTCGAACTGGTCGATCTGGACTACGACCGGAGCTTGGGACGGATCGCCGAAAACGCACTGGCAGCCTTCGAAGGGGAAGAGTTCGCCGCCGTGGTCATTCCGCAGCCCAACTACTTCGGCGTGCTCGAAGAGGTGGACATCCTCGCCGACTGGGCCCACCGCCACGGCGCCCGCAGCATCGCCGTGGTCAATCCGACCGCCATGGCCCTGCTGAAACCACCGGGAGAATGGGGCGAGCACGGCGCCGACCTTGCCTGCGGCGAAGGCCAGCCCCTGGGGATTCCGCTTTCCGCCGGGGGCCCCTATGTCGGATTCCTCTGCAGCCGCCAGGACTTCGTCCACCAGCTCCCCGGACGCCTGGTCGGCCGCACCGTCGACGTGGACGGCCGCGCGGGCTTCACCCTCGCGCTGCAACCCCGCGAGCAGCACATCCGCCGCGGCAAGGCGACCTCCAATATCTGCACCAACCAGGGACTGATGGTCACGGCGGCAACCCTCTATATGGCATTGATGGGCCCCAAGGGACTGCGCGGCGTCGCCGCCGCCTGTCACGCCAACACCTCGGCGCTGCTCGAGCGGCTGACCCGCATCGAGGGAGTCGAGCCGGTCTTCGCGGCCCCGTTCTTCCACGAAGCCGCGATCCGCTTGCCGCGGGCGGCGGACCGCGTGCTGGCGGGACTGGCCGAACGAGGGATACTCGGCGGCCATGTTCTTTCGGCCGATTATCCCGAACTCGGCGACGCCCTCCTGGTTTGCGCCACCGAAACCCGCAATCCGGAGGACATCGAGTTCTATGCAGCCACGCTGGCGGAGGTGCTCCCATGCTGATTTTCGACCGTTCCCGCGAAGGCCGTGCCTGCGCCAGCCTGTTTCCGCGACTCCCCGACGACAGCCACGGCCTGCCCGGCCATCTGCTGCGCCAGACGCCCCCGCCGCTGCCGGAAGTGACCGAGCTCGACGTCGTGAGGCACTACACCCGTTTGTCGCAAAAGAATTTTTCCATCGACACCCACTTTTACCCCTTGGGTTCCTGCACCATGAAATACAACCCCAAGGTGGCGAACGCGCTGGCGCGGCAGCCCGGCTTCGCGGCGGTCCATCCCCTCGGTACCGAACGCTTCGGCCAAGGCACCCTGAGCTGCCTTTACGAGTTGCAGGACTATCTGAAAACGCTCACCGGCATGACCGCCGTCAGCCTCAGCCCCGCCGCCGGCGCCCAGGGCGAATTCTGCGGCGTCGCCATGATCCGCGCCTACCATGAGGCCCGCAACGACCACGAGCGCAACGAAATCCTGGTCCCCGATGCAGCCCATGGCACCAATCCCGCCTCGGCCGCCATGGGCGGCTACCACGTCAGGGAGATTCCCACCAATCCCGACGGCGACGTCGATCTGGATGCGCTGAAGCAGGCAGTGGGACCGAAGACCGCCGGCATCATGCTCACCAACCCCTCGACCCTGGGCGTGTTCGAACACCGCATCCCCGAGATCGCCGCGCTGGTCCACGAGGCGGGCGGCCTGCTCTACTACGACGGCGCCAACCTCAACGCCATCCTCGGCAAGGTCCTCCCCGGCGACATGGGTTTCGACGTCATCCACCTGAACCTGCACAAGACCTTCTCGACTCCGCACGGCGGCGGCGGCCCCGGTGCCGGGCCGGTCGGCGTCAATGCCAGGCTGCAGCCGTTCCTGCCGCTGCCGATGGTGGCAAAATCCGAGAGCGGTTATCGCTGGCTCACGGAATACGACTGCCCGCAAAGCATCGGGCGCCTGTCCGCCTTCGCCGGCAATATCGGCGTGCTGCTGCGGGCCTACGTTTACATCCGCCTGCTTGGATATCGGGGCCTGCGGCGAGTCGCCGAATACGCCACCCTCAATGCCAACTATTTGCAGAGGAAACTGGTGGAAGCCGGATTCGACACCGCTTTTCCGGCCCGCCGCGCCGCCCACGAATTCATCCTCAGCGTGCAGCGGCAGAAAAAGGAGCATCACGTCACCGCCCTGGATTTCGCCAAGCGCCTGCTCGACTATGGCTTCCACGCGCCGACCGTTTACTTTCCGCTGCTGATTCCCGAGTGCCTGATGATCGAGCCTACCGAGACCGAGAACAAGGAGACCCTGGACGCGTTCGCCGACGCCATGGCCGCGATTTTGAAGGAAGCCGCGGAGCAGCCGGAACGGCTCAAACAAGCGCCCCACCACACCCCCATCCGCCGGCTGGACGAGGTGCGCGCCGCCCGCCATCCGGATCTGGCCTGGAAACCGGCGCCGGGGGCAGCTCCCCAGCGTTGACTTCCCGACGGGCAGCCAAAAGCCCTTCCGCCTCGCCGGCGGAAGGGCTCTTCGCTCAGAACGGGTGGAGCGCGATCAGCGAGACATGAACTGATCGATGTCGTTGCCGGAGGGGTAGAAGTACCACGTTTCCGGCGAGGTGCAGCCGTTCGGCAGCGGATTGCTGGCCGTATCACGGACCACGGTCACGGACGGGGAGGCGCCGTTGGCATCGCCCAAGGAGGAGACAGGAAAGCTCGTGGTCGGCTCCAGCAGCCATGCCTCGACCTTCTTCTTGGTGCAGTACTGGACCGTCGGCATGTAGTACACGGCCTGGTTGACGCAAGCATCGGCCGGGAACAGCGGCGCCTGCCAGCCGGCTTTGGCCCGGAACGGGAAGCCACCGTACTGCGTGCCTGGAAGGTTCCCGCCCTTCCAAACCATCGCCCGGGTGCCATCTCCGCTCGGATGGATGGGACCGTTACGGGTTTCGACCTTGCCGAACCCCGCGGTCATCGAGGGAAGCGCGGTTCCCCAGTCCCACATCATGGCATTCTCGATGACCTGGACGGGCTGGCCCGAAACCGGCTTGGCGATGCGGTTCAAGGTGTGCCCCTGCGGCGGCATCACGACGACCTCGACGACCGGGAAGTGCTTCTCGCCTTCGCTGCAGTCATGAGGAATGATAACCGTCGGATAGACGGTCTTGCCTTCGATGTACTTCACCGACGAGCCGTCCGGGAAAGCCTGGAAACCGGCGTGCCCGAAAGCCTGGCCGGCACTCAAAGCGATACCTGCACTCAGCAGGGACAGCGACAGGATTTTGTTCGTCTTGGACATTGTTATCTCTCTCAACTAGGCACTCTCAAAAGGGCGGTGCGCACTGAATGAAACACTAAGCGTGCCACCGCCCATTAGTTTTCAACTCCATGATAGAACGCCACATTCCTATTTTCAGTCCACACGATATGCGGCATTTCACACACTTGGTGTGTCATTACGCTCAGAATCCAGCGTCAATTCACACACCACGCCAGGATGTTTCACATACGCCGTGAGCCGCGGCATCGCTTGCGCTTCCCAGGCCCCGGCACTATCTTGACGACTCGCCGGCTGTGCGTCGCAACCGTTGGACCCTCCTCGCCCTGATAATATCCCCGCGAACGGACTATGCACCCCCATGGACATCCTCGCCTCCTCCGACGAAACCGCGTGAAATGCCCTAGCCGAGCGGCGATCGTCCGCGTCGTTCTGGCCGCTCTCGTCCTGCTGCCTGTGGCGGCTCTCTGGTCCGCCCTGGAGCCGAAACCGCTGGTGAGCGCTCCGACCCCGGCCTCCCGAGCCCGTGACGGACAGGAATTGCTGAGGGCAGGCAGGCGCGGAGGAGAAGCAAGAACGGTTCAGTTGACGGCCAGCGACATCGAAGCCGCGGTCAACGATCTGATGGCCCGAAAGAAACTCGACGGCGCCATCCGCACCGCCATGGAAGACGGGCGCCTGACTGCGGCCCTCACCCTGCGGCTCCCTTACCTGGCGGACTTGTTTCTGAACTTCCGGCTGACCGTCGAGAACGGCGATCCCTTGCCCGCCGTGACCGGCCTGCGCGTGGGATCGCTTCCTCTGCCACCCAAGCTGGCAAACGCCTTCGTGATTCACCAGCTGGAAAGGAAGGGCCTGCTGCGGAACGTATCGGGCGACCACGGCCTCGTCCTGTCGGCGCATATACGCGAGGGGAAGCTGGAACTGACGTTCACCGGCGAATCGCAGACGACCGAGCGCCTTCGCGCGCTGATCATCGAAGCCGCCGGCGCCGAACGGGTTCGCTCCTACCATGACCGGCTCGCCACTGCGTTGAGCGAATCCAACACCCGGCACTTCGTCCGCCTGGGAATATTGATGCGGCCGCTGTTCTCTCTGGCGGAACAGCGGTCCGAGGCAGCCGATCCGGCGGCGGAAAACCGGGCGGTCATTCTGCTGCTGGCGGCCTATGTGAATGGCTACGATCTGATGAGCGCTGCGGGCGGCGATGCTCCCCGCTTGCCGGAACGGTCCGTGCTTCTGCAGGGACGCCAGGACCTCGGCAGGCATTTCATGACCTCCGCCGCCTTCGCCCTGGCGGGCCAGCGAACCCTGGCCGACGCCATCGGACTGGCCAAGGAATTGAACGACACGCACAGCGGCAGCGGGTTCAGCTTTACCGACCTGGCCGCCGACCGCGCCGGCACCGTGTTCGGCAAGCGCGCGGCCCAGCCGCGTTACGCCCGCCGCATCCAGGGGATTCTGGCCGCCGGCACCGACGACGCGGTCTTCATGCCGAATGTCGGGGATTTGCCGGAGCGCCTTCGCGGCGCCGAATTTTTCGAGCGGTTCCGGGATGTCTACAGCCCGGAGTTCGAACGGCTCAAACAGCTCATCGACGAGCGTATCGACCGTCTTTCACTTTACGCCACCCCTTGACTCTCCGATGCGCCCGGCGCAAAAAAGCCAGCCCCGAGGGGCTGGCTTCCTACGCCGAGAACCGGGCGGATCTTTAGTTGTAGTCGAAGGTCTTGTTCGGCAAGCCGGGCAGCTGCGGCATCTGCTGCTTGGGGAATTCACCGGTCAGCGCGTTCAGGAAGGCGACCACGTCGGCAATCTGCTGCTCGCTCAAGTCCTTGTTGAGCTGCAACTTGGCCATCACCCGTACCGCCTCGTCCAGCGTCTTGACCTTGCCGTTGTGGAAATATGGCGCGGTCAGGGCGACGTTGCGCAGGGTCGGCACCTTGAACAAATGTTCATCCTCGGCCTTCTTGGTGACTTCGGCGCGACCCTTGTCCTGGGAGAATCCGTATTTCGCCTCGAACATGCCGTTCTCGAAGGTCGGGAACTTCATGAAGAACGGCGTTCCTTCCGGCAGGGTGGGACCGTTGAACGCCGGCCCGCTATGGCAGTTCGAGCAGCCCGTCTCGGCGAAGGTGTTCATGCCCCGCACCTGCTGCTCGGTCAGGGCGGTCTGGTCGCCGCTGACGTATTTGTCATAGGCGCTGTTCGGCGTGATCAGGGTGCGCTCGTAGGCGGCGATGGCCTTGGCGGCATTGTCCGCCGTCACTGCGTCTCCGCCACCGAAGGCGGCGGCGAAGGCTTCCGGATAGCCCGGAATGGCCTTGAGCCGGGCCACGACGTCGTCCCAGCTCTTCATGCCCATCTCGATGGGGTTGGTCACGGGTCCCTTGGCCTGGGCTTCCAGGCTGGGCGCTCGGCCGTCCCAGAACTGCACGGAGTTGAAGGCGGAATTCCAGACCGTCGGCGCGCTGCGGCCGCCGACCTGGCCATGGACGCCGACCGAGCCGCCGCGGTTGTCTTCGCCGCCCAGCATCACGTTATGGCAGGAGTTGCACGAGACCGTGCCGGTGGAGGACAGACGCGGGTCCAGGTAAAGCATCTTGCCCAGTTCCACCTTGGCCGGGGTGCTCGGATTGGCCGCGGGCTCGGGGGCCTTTGCGGGCAGCGCCTGCCAGTCGGCAACCGCCGCCGACGCTCCGGCCAGGGCCAGGGCGCAGGTCAGCAAACGGAGAGTGAACATGGTGACTTCCTCCTCGGTGTGGTGTTGTTTTCGAACGGCGGCATCGCCGGGTCCAGCACGTTCTTATAGGGAATTACGCGCCAGTTTGCAACCGCCCCACAGCCGAGTCAGTGCCGGGTCGGCGCCTGTCCCGCCCGCACGACCAGATCCTTTGGTATCGCGACCAGATCGAACGAGTCCAGATAGCGCGCCACCAGTTCCTCGCTGACGTTGATCTCGATATGTGGCGGCGGTACGGGCTCGCTCAGCCGCTGCATTTTCTTCTCCAGCCGCTGCGCAGACACGTTCAGGCTCACCACGACGCCCAGGCCGAAGCCGACCGCCAGAAACAGCAGATACATCGTGATTTCGATCGTCATTGAAATTCTCCTCGCCCGGAATCGCGGGCGCCTCATGGGTTGGACATGGGACCCGAGCGGAGAATTTCAACGTTTTGCAATCGTTCCGGGCGTAAACCGCAAGCGCGGTTCGGCGGATGCAGCGGTTCAGGCATAATCGTCCCAACCACCCAAGAATACGGAGAGGCGACATGCAAATCTTTCGAACCAAGGCGGTTTCCACGGACGACTGCACCGGCAGCGGCCTCAAGCGCTGCCTGGGGGCGCTCGACCTGACCCTGCTCGGGATCGGCGCCATCATCGGCACCGGCATCTTCGTCCTGACCGGCATCGCCGCCGCGACCCAAGCCGGCCCCGCCGTGGTTCTGTCCTTCGTCTTCGCCGGCATCGCGTGCGCCTTCGCTGCCCTGGCATACGCCGAGCTGGCGGCCTGCGTGGGCGGCTGCGGCAGCGCCTACGGCTACAGCTACGCGGCTTTCGGCGAACTGATCGCCTGGATCATCGGCTGGGATCTGATCCTGGAGTATGCCATCTCGGTGGCTGCGGTCGCCAACGGCTGGTCGGGCTATTTCGCCAACGCTCTGACCGCGGTCGGTCTGGAATTGCCGGACTATCTGACCAAGGCACCGGAAAAGGGGGGGATCGTCAACTTGCCGGCCTCCGCGATCATCTTCCTGCTGATGGCCCTGCTCATCGTCGGCGTGAAGGAGAGCGCCCGCCTCAACACCGTCATGGTTTCGATCAAGGTGCTGACCATCGCGGTGTTCGTCGCCGTCGCCAGCAGCCATGTCGATCCCGCCCATTGGGACCCGTTCATGCCTTTCGGCTGGTTCGGCCACGATGTCGACGGCAAGCCGATCGGCGTGATGGCCGGGGCTTCGATCGTGTTCTTTGCCTACGTGGGATTCGATGCGGTCTCCACCGCCGCGGAGGAAGCGCGCAATCCGATGCGCGACGTGCCGATCGGCATCATCGGCTCGCTGGTGTTCTGCACCCTGATCTACATCCTGGTGGCGGGGCTTCTGACCGCCGTCGTACCCTATACCGAGCTCAACGTTTCCTCGCCGGTCGCCCATGCGCTGCAGCTGCTCGGCATCCGCTGGGCTTCCGGGCTGGTCGCCACCGGGGTGATCGCGGGATTGACCACGGTCATGCTGGTGCTCTATTACGCCCTGACCCGCATCATCTTCGCCATGTCCCGCGACGGGCTGATGTCGCCCTGGTTTTCCGCGGTCAACCGCCGCACCCAGACGCCGGTGCGGGTCATCGTTCTGTGCGGGGTCTTCATTTCGGCGGTGGCCGGCTTCGTCCCCTTGGGCGAACTGGCCGAACTGGTCAACATCGGCACCCTGTTCGCCTTCGTCCTGGTCTGCCTTGGGGTCATCGTGCTCCGCATCACCCGACCGGAGCTGGATCGGCCGTTCAAGACGCCGGTCGTGCCCTGGTTTCCGATCCTGGGCGCCTTGTCCTGCGGCGCCCTCATGGCCTTTCTGCCGACCTTGACCTGGCTGCGTTTCGTGATCTGGCTGGTGGTGGGCATCGTGATCTATTTCGCCTATTCCTACCGTCATAGCAAGTTGGCGGAACAGCCGGCGGATTAACCCCGGAAAACGTCCTTCCTGCGCCGGATTTCCGCAAACACCTCGACATCCGGCGCTTGCACGAGCCCCAGCCGCTGCCTGATTTCCGGACTTTCCGGCCGCAGGAAGGGGTTCGTCGCCAACTCGTCACCCAGGCTCGAAGGCACCGTGGCCAGACCGTCACGCCGCAGCGCCTCGACCCGGCTCATGCGTTCCCGCAAAGCCGCATTGCCGGGCTCCATCGTGGCGGCGAAGCGGGCATTGGCCTGGGTGTATTCGTGGGCGCAGAAAACCCTCGATTCCGGCGGCAGCGCGCGCAGCCGCTCCAGGGAGCGCCACATCTGCTCTGCGCTGCCCTCGAACAGTCGGCCGCAGCCCAACGCGAACAGCGTGTCCCCACAGAACAGCGCGGCATCGTCCTCGAACCAGAAGGCGATGTGGCCGGCGGTATGCCCAGGGACCTCCAGCATCCGGGCTGATGCGGAACCGATCCGGAATTCCTCGCCATCTTTCAAGACGACGTCGATTCCCGGGATGCGATGGCGATCCCCGGCCGCGCCGACGATGACGCAGCCGGTCGCCGCCTTGAGCTCGAGGTTGCCGCCGACATGGTCGCCGTGGTGATGGGTGTTGAGTACGTGGCTGAGCCGCCAGCCCCTGGCATCGAGCGCCTCCAGCACCGGCCCGGCGACGGCCGGATCCACCGCCGCGGTGGCGCCGCTGCCGGGCTCGTGGAGAAGATAGACATAGTTGTCTTCGAGCACAGGGATCTGAAGGATTTCGAGCATCAGGGCTTGCCTTTCAGGTATCTGGCGATGTCTTCCTTGGAAAAACCGATCTTCTTGGCGATGCGGTCGGCATGGCTGACCCGCGACACCCCTTCGACCAGACGGTAAGTCGGCTGTTCATTGCGGAATTCCACCTGCCGCGCCTGCCCGACCTGCCTCCCTTGGTAGACATCGACCAGTTCGTGGTTGTGGGTGATGAGAACCGTGGTATTGCCCTTCTCCCGGAACCCGTCGAGGATCGCGATGGAGATGTCCATCTTTTCCTCGTTGGTCGTCCCCTCCGACAATTCGTCCATGATGACCAGGCTGCGCGGCGTCGAGGCCAGGAAGATGTCCTTGGTCCGTTTGAGTTCGGTGCCGAAGCGGCCTTCGCCGTCGGCCAGATGACTGATCTCGGGCACCTGATAGAACACCCGGTCGGCGACGGTCAGTTCGGCCCGCTCCGCCGGCACGTAGCAGCCGGCCTGGGCCAGGATCTGGACCTGCGCCAGCGTCTTGCAGAACGCGGTCTTGCCGCCGCTGTTGGGACCGGTGATGAAAGTCAGCCGGTGCTCCGTCAGATCGATGTCGTTGGGCACATAGAGCGGATTGTTCTTGGCCAGCACCGGATTACGCACCGCGCGCAGAGACATCCGGTGCCGCTCCCCGTCCAGGATGCTCGGCAGCGTCATGAAATGCCCGAAGGCCTCGCGGAAGCGGATGAAGCTCATCAGTTCGTCGAGCTGGCCCAGCCTATCCAGCGTGGCTTGCACCTCCTCGGCGCGGCGGAAAACATCGCGCAGAGGATAGATGATGCCGTCGCGGTCCATGCCGCCGACTATCGGCACATAGACGAAGCCGATCGGCAGCAGGAACAGCCAGAACACCGGCGCGATGGAGGCGGCGATGTCCAGGGCGAAAGGCAGGAACTCCAGCGCCGCCAGGATCAGCAAGACCGTGACGGTCAGCCCCACGGGCTTGAACAAGGACGGCCGGAACCGGATGCCCGGCGTGAGCCAGCCTTTCTCGGCGCGGGTGCAGACCCGCTTCTCGGTCCGGTACACCGGCCCCTTCATCAGGGCATAGGCCCGTGACCGGGCGAAATCCCGGATTTCCTGCACCAGGGTCTTGAGATAGGCGCTGTCCGGTTCGGGCAAACGGTTGGCGCGCTCGACCAGGTCGAGCATGAAGCGCGTGCCTTTGATATAGGTGGCATAGCCGTAGCCGTCGATTTCCAGGGGATGCGCCGGTGAACTGATCAGCCCCAGAAACTGGGCGTAGAGGAGATGGTAGAACTCCCCTTCCAGCTTGGCGGCTTCGGCCAACAGGACTTCGAGTCCCGCCCGCAGCTCTCCGTTCCGCTCCAGCTCCCGCACCGCCTCCTGCTTGGCACGGATCAACCCGGCATCGACCGGCGGTTGCGCGAGGGAGCGGTACAGGACGGCTCGCCCGATGGCCGTGGTGGCATGGTCGGCGGCCTCGAACAGCTTATCGACCTCGATGACCCGGAAAGCCTGCTCGTCCAGCACCGCCTCGCCGGTCCGCCCCGGCGCGACCGAAGGGATCGTGGGCGGTTCCTTGCTGTCGGACCTTAAAATCGTCGGGTAACCCCGGACATCGATGGATTCCATTAAAGCGCCCTCGTTCAACTCATGAAATACGATTTTGTACCGGTTGGGCGACGGAAAGCAAAACGCGGCGACCTGGCTGTCATCGATTCAAGCATCGATGGGGTATGCTTCATCGGCTGGGTCACCGGGGGATGAGAGGCGATTCGATGCGAACGCCATCGAACATCGACGATCGCTTGTTGGCCGAAGCCCGGCGTATGACCGGTCCGGTGGAAAAATCGGTCTTGGTCCGGGAGGGGCTCAAAGTCCTGGCCGAACGGGAAAGCGCACGGCGCCTCGCGCTGCTGGCTGGCGGCGAGCCCCTATTGCAGCCCCCCGCCAAACGGAACCGGCGTGATCCTGGCAAGCGACGATCATGACCCGAGCGTTTTCTCCACGGGGGGTCATTGGAAATCCTTTTGCCCCGTCGCACGGGCGATCCGCTCCTCGAATCAAGGTTCCTGCCCCGCCGATTCCGAACTTGAGGCAACCCCCGCCTGCGCATACCATGAGCCGCCCGTATCCGGGCGCCGGACGATCCGGCGAACCCTCGAAGAACCCCTATGCAAAAAGCCTTGTTCAATCTCGTCCTGCGCGGCCTGGAAAAGCAGGTGCCGGCGACCGGCCTCGGCCTGTTCCGGCTGGCGTTCGGCCTGGTCGCGTTCCAGGAAATCTGCTTCCTGTATTACTTCCGCCAGCTGATCTTCGATCCGGTGCCCTACCTGGACATCGCATCGCCCTCGGTCCATCTGTTCCTGGTGCTGTGGGCGATCGCCGCGCTGTGCCTGGCGCTGGGCTTCTACACCCGGCTCGCCGCCATCGCCAACTACCTGCTCTGGCTGGCCTTCACGGTGTTCACGCCGATGTGGAAGGACTTCGACGGCGGCTTCGACCAGCTCATGCTGGGATCGAGCCTCCTCTTGATCTTCCTGCCGTCGGAACGCGCCTGGTCGCTGGACCGGCTGCGCCTGGCCTGGCGCCATTCGACGGTGGATCGGCGCTACGCCCTGCCGCAGACGGTGCCGGTGCTGTGTTATTTCCTGCCGCTGGCGGTATCCCTCGGCTTCATCTACCTGGATTCGGTGATCCACAAGCTGTTCGCCGAGTTCTGGCGCAACGGCCTGGGGCCGTGGCTGCCCTCCTCGCTGCCTTATTACATGTCGCCGCTGGACATGAGCTGGCTGCTGGAGATCGAACCGCTGCAGCGGGCGATCGGCTACACGATCATCGCGTTCCAGTTCGCCTTCCCGTTCCTGCTGTATTTCCGCCGCTTCCGCGTGCCCCTGATGCTGGTCGGCATGTCGCTGCACGCGGGTATCATCGTGTCGCTGAACATCTACCCGTTCGGTTTCGGCATGCTGGTGCATTATGTCCTGATGGTGCCGTTCCGCTGGTGGCGGACCCTCGGGCGAACCCTGCGCCCGGCGGAACCGGCGTTACAGGTGTTCTACGACGAACGCTGCCCGCTGTGCCTCAAGACCGTCCTCGCCGTCGAGCATTTCGACGTGTTCCGCGCCGTGGCTTTCCGCGGACTGCAGACCCATGCCGCGACCGCGCCGGCCCTCGAGGGCATTCCCGAACAGGACTTGCTGGGTGATCTCTATGCCGTCGACCGCAAGGGACGGCGGTATTCGGGGGTGGCGACCTACGCCCGCATCCTGATCGCCATGCGCTATCCGGCGCTGCTGGGACTGGCGATGTTGCTGCCGGGCCTCGATGCGATCGCCAACCGGGTCTACCGGCGCATCGCCGACAACCGCGTCCGGCTGGGCTGCGACGAGTCCTGCGCACCGGTGCCAAGCCGGACGGAGCCCGACCTGGCCCGGCGACTCGCCCTGTGGGTCGGCGGCAGCCTGCGCCAGCGGGCCCACCGCATCAGCCGGATGCTGGTCGTCGTGCTGATCCTGCAGATCAACTGCACCCTGCACTACGCCATCCTCTACCGGCTGGGGGTGGACACCAAGGCCAATGAAGCCGGACAAGTGTTGACGATGCTCAGCAACGCGCTGATTTCGGTCTCGCACACGTTCCTGGGCATCACCCCGCATCCGCTCTACCTGCACGACCATTTCCAGGGTTACGAGCACCTATTGGGGATCACCTATCTCGATACCGACGGCAAGGAACACTGGCTGCCATTCGTCGACGAGGAGGGCCGCATCGTTTCGCCGAACTGGGGACGGGTGCATTCCATGTGGGCCAACGTCGCCGTGACCAGGCACATGGATCAGCGCCGGCTCGACAAATTCGTGCGCAAGGTGACCGCATTCTGGGGCACCCGGCTCGGACTGGACTTGAACCGGGCCACGTTCATCCTGAAGCTCAAGGCCGTCAAGGCGCCGATGGACTGGGAGCCGGGCCTGCGCCGCTACAACCTCAGCCAACCTTGGCAG from Methylococcus geothermalis encodes:
- a CDS encoding type II toxin-antitoxin system VapB family antitoxin, coding for MRTPSNIDDRLLAEARRMTGPVEKSVLVREGLKVLAERESARRLALLAGGEPLLQPPAKRNRRDPGKRRS
- a CDS encoding DCC1-like thiol-disulfide oxidoreductase family protein, which gives rise to MQKALFNLVLRGLEKQVPATGLGLFRLAFGLVAFQEICFLYYFRQLIFDPVPYLDIASPSVHLFLVLWAIAALCLALGFYTRLAAIANYLLWLAFTVFTPMWKDFDGGFDQLMLGSSLLLIFLPSERAWSLDRLRLAWRHSTVDRRYALPQTVPVLCYFLPLAVSLGFIYLDSVIHKLFAEFWRNGLGPWLPSSLPYYMSPLDMSWLLEIEPLQRAIGYTIIAFQFAFPFLLYFRRFRVPLMLVGMSLHAGIIVSLNIYPFGFGMLVHYVLMVPFRWWRTLGRTLRPAEPALQVFYDERCPLCLKTVLAVEHFDVFRAVAFRGLQTHAATAPALEGIPEQDLLGDLYAVDRKGRRYSGVATYARILIAMRYPALLGLAMLLPGLDAIANRVYRRIADNRVRLGCDESCAPVPSRTEPDLARRLALWVGGSLRQRAHRISRMLVVVLILQINCTLHYAILYRLGVDTKANEAGQVLTMLSNALISVSHTFLGITPHPLYLHDHFQGYEHLLGITYLDTDGKEHWLPFVDEEGRIVSPNWGRVHSMWANVAVTRHMDQRRLDKFVRKVTAFWGTRLGLDLNRATFILKLKAVKAPMDWEPGLRRYNLSQPWQDVGRAVWRKGEMRLELDRDLEALSAD